The DNA region ACGTTCCGGGTTCCCTCCTCCTGACACTCGCAGTGTTTGAGCAGCAGAGCCCACACTGACTCCACGTAGGGCTTCAGGCCGGACACCGACGCCGAACCTCGACGCAGACACACAGGTTAACACCAAagaagacgcacacacacgtttattCAGAGTCTCGGAGCGGCTCTTACTGATGATCTCTTTGAGTGAGTGCAGCAGGAGGTACTGCCTCTTGGAGGAGGAGATCTCCTGCAGGACGAAGGGCAGATACTCCGGAAGATTCCCCACCGCGATGCTGCCCAGCGCATATGAGGCCGCCGACTTCACCTGAGAGACGCACAGACGGGTTAATATCTACCAACACGTCACCAAATCACACTCTGGTTGTGATTCTAGATTCACTGAACACCTGACagcgttagcatttagctcacaggCACAGCCTCACATGACTGTCACATGTCAAAAGCTCTTAATGTGAAAGTCTGGATCTGAAAGGCACTTCCTGGTCAGACAGGCAGGCGTTACCTCTtcactggaggaggagaaagcgTCCAGGATGACTGTCTTGAGCTCTGGTTGACTGCTCAGGTCCACATGGTGTCCCACCTCGCCCAATGAGagcagagcgagcagtctgaTGGAGTCTGTGGAGCGACTGTTCTTCACgtcctgagagacagaagaagaagaaacagactttagagagagagagagagagagagagagagagagagagagacagacagacagacagacagacagacagacagacaggcgccaggcaggcaggcaggcagacagacagacagacagacagacagacagacagacaggtggttTACCTGGATAAACTGTCCGACCACAGCGGGGCCCTCGGTGGGGCAGGCTCTGGTCAGGGCGGCGACACACTTGGCGATGGAGCAGTAGGCCTGTTTGTGAGGCAGAGCGGCGCTCTGGGAGTAAACTGGACCAGTCAGCATCCTCAGCAGGTCCATGTAACCCAGACCAGGAGTCTCTGTCGCCACTAaggcctgaacacacacagagttactgCAGACTGTTCAcgacacacagcacaaacactaaTATTCCTAACGCCACTGAGGTCACAGACATGGACCACTCAGTGACTCCTCAGTGAACTGTGACCTCTGAAAGCTGAATGCTGAAGATTAACATGATTGATGACAGAAAACTTAATGAACCAATAAAAAGAGAGCTTCACCTGGTAGAAGTCCAGCATGGCGGCGAGCgctcctccctgcagcagtggggatcgaaccagcgcGATGAGCTGCTGGAGGATGTTCCCTCCACTCAGCTGACCCAGCGAGGACGGGTGAGTCACCGCCAGCGTGGACAGGAAGCTCAGCGCCATCTGAGACACGTGCATGTCGCTCTCTGAGATGAGGGGAGGCAGCTCAGCGAGGACGGCGTCCACCATGACGGGAGTCACcgcagagctgaaacacacacattcagactgtGGCTCTGACAGGAAGGAGCGGGCGGCCGTGGGCGGAGCCGACAGGTGCGTGGGTTACCTGTAGTTTCTGAGCAGGATGTCGAGAGCAGCCAGCGTGCAGAGCTTCAGCGCTCGCTGGTTCTTGCGCAGGAAGGAGGCGAGGATGGGAACGGCGTCGGGGAGAACCGGCCTCAGATCGATTTTCAGCGGCGAGCCGGCGATCAGCGTCAGAGCTGACGGAGAcgaacacagacaggaagtcagcaaCAAAACGgagacttcaaaataaaactgctcAGAGCTAACGACAGAAAAGCTCCGGAAAAAGTGTTTAAGTcaacattttagtctttttctctttaactCCACGAGTCAGTGTTTCAGCACGCGTCACGAGGGGTCCGCCTGAGGCAAAGACTCGTGTGCATCCTGCAGCCGACCTGTCCTCCACTGCTCTAACGTCTGTCCCTGGTGTCTCTGTTCTTGTTAGGGGGCGGGGCTTACCCTTCACTGTCGTCAGTCTGGTGATTTCGTTCTTGAGGCGTTCTAAGAAGATCAGCAGCGTTCCAGGAAGTTCAGCAGGCAGCCGGTCACCTACACGACCAAACGGAAAGGAGAAGAGACACCGGTGagtcaaacaggaagctgcGTCACAGCTGACATCACTGCGATGGACGGACGGTGGTTACCTAGGTTACAGATGATCTGTCCCATACAGGAGATGGCTCGTTCTTTGACTTCCTGGTCGATGTCGGCGGCTTTCAGGCGTCTAATTGTGCAGGTGAAGAGGTCATTGATGTAGGGGGAGGGGTCGAAGCTGTCGGagccctctgattggttgtCCAGAGGCCGGATCacctggaggagagaaagagtcaAATCAGCTGTAAACTCATCAGGTGACCTTGGATCCAGAGGCGGCGGGTTTGAGTCCCACCTTGACGAGCTGCTGGGTCACGAGCAGAGCCTCAGAGGTGATCTTGTAAAAGGGGTCTCCCACGCACGCCACTACGGGCGGGACGAGGGCGGGGACGTGGGCGTGGAAGGCGTGAGCGGGATGCGTGACCATGATGACGTGGAGGCAGGCCAGGGCGTCGATTTTCAGGTTGGAGCTGCTCGACTTATCGTTCAGAGAGAAGATGATACCTGAAACAAAACTCTGATGAATACTGACACAAATACTGCAATACTGCTCATATCAGGGAGGCAGGACGAGTAGGAGTACCAGCAGCAGTGGCGTAGTAGTACCTGGTATTAGTACTGGGATGTGCTGAGTCAGGGCTCCTGGGAGGACGTTCACCAGCTCAGTCAACATGTTGAAGCAGCACTGACGGGTTTTCACacttttctccttcagctgcttgTGAAGCGCTTTGACTATCATGGGGACCTGCAGAGGGCGAGAGACATatacagagagtgagagagagagagagagagagagagagagagagagagagagagagagagagagagagagagagagaaaagagaccaACGCGAcgacttcctgttttctgtggtCGACAGTGCAGGATGCTGAGGGTTTCCTGTCACCAGAATTTAACCGATCAAAGCGACAACAGCGACatctgctgcacagaaacacaactgcaACCAGTGAGGAGCCAAATACGTGAGTTTTACCACAGTACGCAGTCAGAAAATACTACTTCTCCACATGAAGTACAGCTGCTAACAGCATTTTCATGATCAATTTttcatcagtcatcagtttTAAAGTCGAGAGTCGTTAATAAACGGCGAGTTTGTTGGTTCACGGGCAGCAGTTTTGTTCTTACGGTCGTTGGAGGATGAAACCTGGATATAAATCTACAGATAAGTCATTGCTCCAGACGTCCACAGAGTGGTCGTCTGGAGAAGTGACATATAGACCTACAGTGGAGACACCTGGTCGTCAGGTACGTTACCTGGCTCTGCAGCATGGTTAGCGGCGTCTCGCCCTGCTCCATGGCGTCCGGATCAGCCAACCAGCTCTGAGCCGGTCTGGTCTGTTTGAGCAGCGACAGGTAGGCATGGAAAACATCCGCCTTCACGTTCTCCTCCCgctcctgcagacacacaggtaAGTCCAGTCAGACCGACAGGTGTGGATCACAACAGACTGGTCCAGTCAACGTTAGTCGGATCGATACAAAGAAATGACTGAAGGTTTCGTTGCTAAGTCAGTGAGTGAACGAGTCGAGCTGACAAAGCATCAGAGCGAGGAGGcgaaggaggaggaagcagcgaGGAGGCACCTTGAATCGGCAGACGAGCGCAGGAGAGACGGAGCGGTAAAACTCTGGCAGCATCTCGTGGCGAGTTGAAACGACGGCGTCCAAACATTTGGCGGCCGCCCGGCGAACCTTCCAGCTCATGTCGTCGTCGTCGCTGTACTCGTCGTCGCTGCCTGGACACGGAGACAGAGCGGCTGTTATCATCCACCCTGCGGGCCGAGAACTACGACCTGAAGATTTACTGTAAAGAAATCTGCACCTTGGTAGTCTTCATCGTTCTGCTCGGCGTCCATGGCGTTATCGTCCTCGTCTTCATCGTCAAAGTTGTAGTTGGGGTCGTAGGTCAGGTAGCGAAGGCAGATGGAGATGACCGTGGGAACGTGAGGGTAAACTTCTTTAGGACACCTGGAACAACATCAGCAAGGTCAAACGGGAACCGGCCGTCGCAGTACTTTGGTGGTATTACTGCGTGTTTTACCTCCTGACGAAGGACTCAAAGGCCTGGATGCAGTACTCTCTGAGCTCGTCATCGTCAACGTTACAAAACTTCACCACCAGAGGAATGATCTTCTCCAGATACTCGcctacagagagacagacagacagagggttagaggtgacggaggtgacggaggtgacggaggtgagGAGGGCGATGCTCAGTAAAAAACTCGTCTCGTCTCACCGATCCGGTGTCCCGCCTGTCTGCTGATGGCCGCCGTGCACTGGATGTAGGTTCTGGTGGTGGACATGTTGTCATTCCTCCCCAGCTCGGTCAGAAGGTGCTCGATCAGGTCGATGAAGACCAGATTCCCACAGGACATGACCAAGTGTCCCAGAGCCATGATGGTCCTCTGAAATGGTCACAGGAGGACAATAAAAGAGctgtcagagagacagaaagacgtCGTGGACATGGACTGACTCCTGAAGGACGTCTGAAGCAGCGTGAAGGTGAGCCGTACCTTTCTGACAGCCAGTCTGGGGGAGGTGAGCTGAGGGAGGAGACAGCTGAGGATGGAGGGGTGGAAGTTCACCAGCAGACCTCcctgtctgcagagagacagacag from Chaetodon trifascialis isolate fChaTrf1 chromosome 22, fChaTrf1.hap1, whole genome shotgun sequence includes:
- the cand1 gene encoding cullin-associated NEDD8-dissociated protein 1 — protein: MASASYHISNLLEKMTSSDKDFRFMATNDLMTELQKDSIKLDDDSERKVVRMILKLLEDKNGEVQNLAVKCLGPLVSKVKEYQVETIVDTLCTNMLSDKEQLRDISSIGLKTVIGELPPASSGSALAASVCKKITGRLTSAIAKQEDVSVQLEALDIMADMLCRQGGLLVNFHPSILSCLLPQLTSPRLAVRKRTIMALGHLVMSCGNLVFIDLIEHLLTELGRNDNMSTTRTYIQCTAAISRQAGHRIGEYLEKIIPLVVKFCNVDDDELREYCIQAFESFVRRCPKEVYPHVPTVISICLRYLTYDPNYNFDDEDEDDNAMDAEQNDEDYQGSDDEYSDDDDMSWKVRRAAAKCLDAVVSTRHEMLPEFYRSVSPALVCRFKEREENVKADVFHAYLSLLKQTRPAQSWLADPDAMEQGETPLTMLQSQVPMIVKALHKQLKEKSVKTRQCCFNMLTELVNVLPGALTQHIPVLIPGIIFSLNDKSSSSNLKIDALACLHVIMVTHPAHAFHAHVPALVPPVVACVGDPFYKITSEALLVTQQLVKVIRPLDNQSEGSDSFDPSPYINDLFTCTIRRLKAADIDQEVKERAISCMGQIICNLGDRLPAELPGTLLIFLERLKNEITRLTTVKALTLIAGSPLKIDLRPVLPDAVPILASFLRKNQRALKLCTLAALDILLRNYSSAVTPVMVDAVLAELPPLISESDMHVSQMALSFLSTLAVTHPSSLGQLSGGNILQQLIALVRSPLLQGGALAAMLDFYQALVATETPGLGYMDLLRMLTGPVYSQSAALPHKQAYCSIAKCVAALTRACPTEGPAVVGQFIQDVKNSRSTDSIRLLALLSLGEVGHHVDLSSQPELKTVILDAFSSSSEEVKSAASYALGSIAVGNLPEYLPFVLQEISSSKRQYLLLHSLKEIISSASVSGLKPYVESVWALLLKHCECQEEGTRNVVAECLGKLTLIDPETLLPRLKGYLLSGSSYARSSVVTAVKFTISDQPQPIDPLLKNCIGDFLKTLEDPDLNVRRVALVTFNSAAHNKPSLIRELLDSVLPQLYNETKVRKELIREVEMGPFKHTVDDGLDLRKAAFECMYTLLDSCLDRIDIFTFLNHVEDGLKDHYDIKMLTFLMLARLSSLCPSAVLQRLDRLVEPLRATCTTKVKANSVKQEFEKQDELKRSAMRAVVALLTIPEAEKSPLMSEFQSQISSNQELAAIFDSIQRDSSSANMESMDTS